The Heptranchias perlo isolate sHepPer1 chromosome 33, sHepPer1.hap1, whole genome shotgun sequence genome contains a region encoding:
- the LOC137301328 gene encoding hepatic and glial cell adhesion molecule-like, whose product MKAEREVFSRGFSTLHFFNIFCFLLALSVPAEGVNITGQAHTARGIVGGSVLLSIHYTASSSETPVIQWQLKRDKPIPLVQSFGTRILGKLRPEYKDRIVIFRNGSLLIHNLQPADEGMYEVEIAITDDAFTGVKTLNLTVDIPVTKPVVVLSSSTVLELSEYVTLNCSHENGTKPMYTWLKGGKPLDNDARFSLSSDQKTLTITRVHITDDDIYSCMVENPISSSRSTPVKLTVYKRSSLYIILCTGGIFLLVTLVTVCACWKPSKKDKGKGEKEGSPGSAERDEDQAKHEVELLPKGVEHERERKNPVGLYVIKEKDSPSAEEDSDSKSAAEQAGFIVSSGSPARSPRPAGRSPRRYNRSPVRSPGSTRAHKSPSRSPSSPAHQRSANRIIRPTGVHMIKEQDEASMEEN is encoded by the exons TGCCAGCAGAAGGAGTGAATATAACAGGACAAGCCCACACTGCCCGGGGCATCGTGGGAGGATCGGTTCTACTTTCTATACACTACACGGCCAGCAGCTCCGAGACCCCCGTCATTCAGTGGCAGCTGAAGCGGGACAAGCCCATCCCTTTGGTCCAGTCCTTTGGCACGCGCATCCTGGGCAAGCTACGGCCGGAGTACAAGGATCGGATAGTGATCTTCCGCAACGGGTCCCTGTTGATCCACAACCTGCAGCCGGCCGACGAGGGAATGTATGAAGTCGAGATTGCGATCACGGACGATGCCTTCACCGGAGTGAAAACACTCAATTTAACTGTCGATA TCCCTGTGACAAAGCCCGTGGTGGTGTTATCATCCTCCACAGTGCTGGAACTGAGTGAATACGTTACGTTAAACTGCTCACATGAAAATGGAACCAAACCCATGTATACATGGCTGAAAGGTGGAAAGCCCCTAGACAACGACGCAAGATTCTCTTTGTCCAGTGATCAGAAAACCCTTACCATCACACGGGTCCACATAACTGATGATGATATTTACAGCTGCATGGTGGAGAACCCAATCAGCAGCTCTCGAAGTACGCCAGTCAAACTGACCGTATACA AGCGGAGCTCTTTATACATTATCCTATGCACAGGCGGAATTTTCCTTCTAGTTACCTTGGTAACCGTGTGTGCCTGCTGGAAACCTTCAAAAAA AGATAaaggaaaaggagagaaagaggggtCCCCAGGTTCTGCGGAGCGGGATGAGGATCAGGCCAAACATGAAG TAGAGTTGCTACCGAAAGGAGTGGAGCATGAACGTGAGCGCAAGAATCCAGTGGGATTGTACGTTATCAAAGAAAAG GATTCCCCAAGTGCCGAGGAGGACAGTGATTCCAAGAGCGCAGCAGAACAGGCCGGATTCATAGTTTCCTCCGGATCTCCGGCTCGATCCCCGAGACCTGCTGGCCGATCGCCCAGGCGCTACAACAGGTCTCCAGTCCGATCCCCTGGCTCCACCAGAGCACACAAATCTCCAAGCAGATCTCCCAGCTCGCCAGCGCACCAGAGGAGTGCTAACCGCATCATCCGGCCAACGGGGGTCCATATGATCAAGGAGCAAGACGAGGCTAGCATGGAAGAAAACTAA